The sequence below is a genomic window from Roseofilum casamattae BLCC-M143.
TTTTCAGTTTCCCCAATTCTTGGTCTATTTGTCCGATTTATCCCTGTGGGAACATCGCTTTTATCCTCCTCCAATTACTCCAAAACGCCCGACTCTAGACCAGGATTTGCGCGATTTGGGCCAGGTGAGTTTTGCCCTGCTGACGGGAACTTGGTCTCTGGAAGGAGAACGCAGTTTAAACCCCAAACTCACTCAAACTTGGCCGGAAGTTGAGCCGCAAGTCCAGAACTTTGTCTGGCGTTTATTGGAGATCGATACCCCATTTGAGAGTGCCGAAATCGCGCGCAAATCTCTGCCCCAATTATCCAAATCCTTGCGGGTGATGGATCTCAAATCGGTGGAACCGGAACCCGAAACCGTTCGGCGGCGGCGCTGGTGGTGGCTGTGGTTGTTGCTCCTTTTGCTTTTGGGCAGCGCTTTAGCCTGGTGGTGGCTGCGGCGGCCGAGGGAAATAGCAACGGCGAAAGAACCAAAACCCTGTTGCGTTCGAGATGTTCCCGCCATTCCCCAAGGAGACTTTCGCTATACTGGAGTGCGAGATGGCATTTGGAATTATGCCGTCAGGCAAGGTAATTTAGTCGCGTTCGGCCAAACTTTGGAGCGGGAGTTGGAACAGTCAATCCCGCAGATGCGCTTGAGCTACGAACCGGTAGCCTCAGCAGAAGACGCGATTGCCGAAGTCCGCCAAGAACAAGCCGATTTTGCCATTATTCCCGCCTTACGCGAGGTGGATTTGCAGGCAGAAGTGATTGCTTATGATGGTCTGGCAATTTTTGTGCCCTTCGGTTACGAGTTTCGCGCAGATTCTTTACCTCGTCGCTTGCAGGGACAGTTGACTTTAGAGCAAGTGCGCCGCTTGTATACCGGAGAAATCACGAACTGGCAGGCGTTAGGCGGTCCGGATTTACCGGTGAAATTATACGTGCCCGAGGATAAAGAAAGTATCCGTATTTTCGAGGAAAAAGTGCTGCAAGATGCCGGAGCGATCGCGGCATTTCGGCAACTTTTACCTCGAGCAGATAATCCGGATGGATTTATCGCCCAAGAGTCCCAGAAGGAAGTCGCTGTATTGCCGATTTTCGAGCTATTTCGGACGATGTTATTTGATTTTGAAGAACAAAATATCGGTGGTATTGGCTTCGGCGCCATCGTGCAGGTGTTCGGACAATGTTCGGTATATCCATTGGCGATCGCGACGGAGAACGAGCCGGCAGTACAACCTCTAATTCAACAGAGCGATCGCCCCGTGAATCCCGGCACGGATTTGTGTAATGATAAAGGAAGTTATTATCCCCATGCCGAACTCTTTCAAACGGGAAAATATCCCTTAGCTTATTCTCTGGCGGTTGTTTATCCTCGCGATAATAGTCGTCCTCCCGTAGGGCAAAAGTTTGCCGAACTGCTGCAAACCGAAGAACTGCAACAACTGCTCGCCAAAACCGGACTAATTCCTCTGGAGACTTTACCATGAGCAACGATCCTACTCCTCGCGCATCTTGGAAGCCCATTGGCGATCCCAATCGCATGGCAGGATTTACAATTCCCGCTCCCTTTCAAACCAAGAAACGGCCGACTGACGCCATTAATTTTGAGAACTTGCAGAAAGCAGCAGGCGCTCTCAAAGACGATCCGCTGCAAGTGCAAAAACTAGCCGATCGCGTCTATTCAATGCTGATGGAAGATCTACATCAACAAAAAGATCGTAAAGGACTCTATGGAGGAAAACACTAATGTTTGGAGGTTCATCCCTGGCTTCATTTGCCAACCGCTCTTCCCTCTCAGCAATACGACAAGCAATGAATCGGCAAAATGCAGCCGCGCAACAGCGATCGCAGCAAACTCAACCCATGCAACCGAGGACTCGCCAAGTCTCAAAACCGAATCTGAGAAAGCCACCCAATCAATGGACGATGCATCGCTCCAACTATATTTTGACCAATCGGTTCTATGTCGAGATTGGCAATGAGATTAAAGCCTCGTTTAGCGAGTGTTCTGGTTTTGGAGTTAACCTTAAGAAAGAAACCTTATTAGAAGGAGGATTGAACGAGCGTCAGCACGTTCTTGTCGGTCATGCTGAATTTGATGACGTAACTCTAAAGCGCGGTATGACCAATGATATTACCTTTTGGGATTGGTTATCAGAAACATTAATCTCATACCCAAAAACCCGACATAATATAAATATCTTGCTCTTTAACCAAGCTGGAGAAACTCAATTATCCTGGTCTTTACTGGATGCAATTCCAATTAGCTGGAAAGCGCCTGCCTTTCAAGCAGAAAGCTCCTCAGTTGCGATCGAAGAACTAACGTTAGCTTATGAAGGGATTGAGTTAGTGTCTCCAGGAAGCAGAACCAAACAAGTCGATCTACAATCCGTCCGAAATAGCACTCAGAATATGGGACCCAGCCCAGCTCAACTTCGCAGCGCGCAGCAAACGAGTCAGCCACAAACTCCGCAACTGAGTCCTCAAGTCCAAGCCCAAATTCAAGCCTTACAAAATCAAGCCAACGTACTGCAAGCACAAATGAAAACAGTTCCCTCGTTTATGCAGGCACCTTTACAAGCCCAAATGCAAGTACTTCAAGCTCAAATACAAGCCCTAAAAAATCAGGGCAGATAGTATGGGAAATAATGGGTTAGAGCCATAGGGAGTAGATTAATGACCGAAGAATTACAACGCGATGGTTTACCAGAAAATCCCTTAAGTCAACACGTGCCTCTACGGTGGCATCAACCCTTAGGACAAACCTTTATTTCTCCGAAAGCTATTGCTCCATTAGGCGCTCGGAAAATCAGCTTTTTAGGCGCTCCCATGGTTCAAGGAATACTGAACCCGAATGAGCTGGAATTTCGCGGCAGTCAATCTTCTCCATTGGGTCAGTCAGAACCCCTCAGTCCCAATATCCAGTTATCTGCAGAAATGCCGGATATTCGGGATGAATTATCGAATACGGAAAGCGCGCGATCTCCGTCACCAGATCGGTCAATGCAATTGGGCGATCGAGAGCCTCAATTCTCCAGTCAAAGCGATCGACTACAAGCCAAAGTAGATAATCGAACTAGTTCTAGTAATCCATCATCTTCCAGAGAAATTCAGCCCGAGATTCCTTCAGAACAAGAATTAAATTTCAGTCAAGATTCAGAGAGCGATCGAGGATCTATACAAAGAGAAATTGATTCTTATTCATCAACAGATTTAATTGGAGATCCATCATCAGTGCAGCGAGTAGAATCAGACCAGATCGATCCTCCTAAATCCAGCACTAATTTTGATGCATCAAAAGAACCAAAAAGTGAAAATAATTATGATTGGGAAAGATTTAGTAACTATGATACATCTTCACAACCAGATATACAATCAAAAAAAGAAACAAGGCCAACAGCCCAAGCAGGTAAAAAAATATCCAATAAACCTGGATTATTTCGCTCGATTCTAAATACAATATCATCCGTATCTAAATCCATATCATCTTCACCTACTGACATAGAAACCAAATCGGTAGAAGCCAATCTAGAACAACCTAAAGTTGAATCAACTGGAAGCACTTCTATTCAGAGCCAAGATCGCTCCAACCAAATTGCTAAAAAAACAGAAGAGAGTTCTAGCAGTGAGAGCGATCGCGCTCCACACAGTACAAAAAAAATCAATCAAGATATTCACTTACCACATCCATCGACTCTTCAAAATAAACAAAAAAACACAATTCATCAATCTCCTCAACCTTTAACTCACATTCGTCCCCTTAATTCATCTCCAATTAGCTTAAGTAGACTAACTAAAAATCAAAAAATCAAAGTTCAGAATACAATACAACCTCAAAAAAACAAAACAATTAATAACGACACTCCTGAATCTTGGTCTAGTATTGAAGAATTAATTGGAGAATCAGGATCGAGCAACATCTCAGAACCTATAAATTCAAAATATATGTTGCAAAGAGCTAGTCAAAATCCTACAAAAATATCTTCTTCTGTGGGAGAAACCAACCCTCAACCCAACCTACAGCGAGAAGAACTCTCCCCTTCTGCTGGAGCGGAAACGGGAGCAACCCGCACTCAACCCAACCTACAGCGAGAAGAACTCTCCCCTTCTGCTGGAGCGGAAACGGGAGCAACCCGCACTCAACCCAACCTACAGCGAGGGTTTCTCTCCAACTCTAGAGAAATTCCCCCTTCTACAACAGCCGAAACGGGAGAAACCAACCTACAGCGAGAAGAACTCTCCCCTTCTGCTGGAGCGGAAACGGGAGAAACCCGCACTCAACCCAACCTACAGCGAGAAGAACTCTCCCCTTCTGCTGGAGCGGAAACGGGAGCAACCAACCCTCAACCCAACCTACAGCGAGAAGAACTCTCCCCTTCTGCTGGAGCGGAAACGGGAGAAACCAACCCTCAACCCAACCTACAGCGAGAAGAACTCTCCCCTTCTGCTGGAGCGGAAACGGGAGAAACCCACCCTCAACCCAACCTACAGCGAGA
It includes:
- a CDS encoding substrate-binding domain-containing protein → MTRGRNNRPFGRRTLQEMEQLGRGRADSQFNRLRSGFVYRLYRFFPFWIRRLIPFIREDVQDLFRREREAEEESSDSLDAEGTTAVALPPVGSRRDLLYAEYRCAWGDPLGCDLPRQSIEGDPEIKACSRCGFPAILRPKAEIIGHRGRYRVTEFLGSRGLGRLYRGVAVVNGAPVTIKEYLLPKRYFNSQEEKNYKDNFENVAGAVLADGRAQDFRVLSYGDAVGDRHEERCYVITEGTNNLYPTLRTYLQQKGAMDEYQLVHFLNQVLQSLESLHGQKYRLPSSQVQGGLAHGNLSLDSLLILPQEQEFFQFPQFLVYLSDLSLWEHRFYPPPITPKRPTLDQDLRDLGQVSFALLTGTWSLEGERSLNPKLTQTWPEVEPQVQNFVWRLLEIDTPFESAEIARKSLPQLSKSLRVMDLKSVEPEPETVRRRRWWWLWLLLLLLLGSALAWWWLRRPREIATAKEPKPCCVRDVPAIPQGDFRYTGVRDGIWNYAVRQGNLVAFGQTLERELEQSIPQMRLSYEPVASAEDAIAEVRQEQADFAIIPALREVDLQAEVIAYDGLAIFVPFGYEFRADSLPRRLQGQLTLEQVRRLYTGEITNWQALGGPDLPVKLYVPEDKESIRIFEEKVLQDAGAIAAFRQLLPRADNPDGFIAQESQKEVAVLPIFELFRTMLFDFEEQNIGGIGFGAIVQVFGQCSVYPLAIATENEPAVQPLIQQSDRPVNPGTDLCNDKGSYYPHAELFQTGKYPLAYSLAVVYPRDNSRPPVGQKFAELLQTEELQQLLAKTGLIPLETLP
- a CDS encoding phage tail protein, with the protein product MFGGSSLASFANRSSLSAIRQAMNRQNAAAQQRSQQTQPMQPRTRQVSKPNLRKPPNQWTMHRSNYILTNRFYVEIGNEIKASFSECSGFGVNLKKETLLEGGLNERQHVLVGHAEFDDVTLKRGMTNDITFWDWLSETLISYPKTRHNINILLFNQAGETQLSWSLLDAIPISWKAPAFQAESSSVAIEELTLAYEGIELVSPGSRTKQVDLQSVRNSTQNMGPSPAQLRSAQQTSQPQTPQLSPQVQAQIQALQNQANVLQAQMKTVPSFMQAPLQAQMQVLQAQIQALKNQGR